From one Rhodovulum sp. ES.010 genomic stretch:
- a CDS encoding ABC-F family ATP-binding cassette domain-containing protein gives MARAPLLQLSDISLTFGGNPLFSGLDLVIQPGDRLALVGRNGSGKSTLMKLMAGLVEPDTGARTLAPGTSVGYMEQEPDLGAFATLGDFAASRLAHGEEYRVEMAAEGLKLDPATPVATASGGERRRAALAKLLAEAPELMLLDEPTNHLDIEAIGWLEAQLAESRAAFVMISHDRAFLRNLTRATFWLDRGELRRQDKGFVAFEDWREKVWAEEDEARHRLDRKIKAEARWAVEGISARRKRNQGRLRALQAMRAERAEMIRRQGTAAMALESGPQSGKRVIEARGISKRFGDRVILRDFSLRIQRGERVALVGPNGAGKTTLLKMLTGEMAPDTGEVRLGTNLEMAVFDQNRDALDPDMTLWESLTGDPEMRVSGKADQVLVRGQPRHVVGYLKEFLFDDAQARAPVRSLSGGERARLLLARIMARESNLLVLDEPTNDLDIETLDLLQELLGDFDGTVLLVSHDRDFLDRVATTTIAMEGDGRATVYAGGWSDYRTQRGAGAPGPAKAAAAKPKSAEPKAKPRPKESAIGLSFTEKHRLDELPAEIERLEAEIAKLEELLSDPDLFSREPVKFQKATDALVTRQEALARAEEEWLTLAEKAED, from the coding sequence ATGGCCCGCGCTCCGCTCCTGCAGCTTTCCGATATCTCCCTGACCTTCGGCGGCAATCCGCTGTTTTCCGGGCTCGACCTTGTAATCCAGCCCGGCGACCGGCTGGCGCTGGTGGGGCGCAACGGGTCGGGCAAGTCGACGCTGATGAAGCTGATGGCCGGGCTGGTGGAGCCCGACACGGGCGCGCGCACGCTCGCTCCCGGTACGTCGGTCGGCTACATGGAGCAGGAACCGGACCTCGGCGCCTTCGCCACGCTCGGCGATTTCGCGGCGAGCCGGCTGGCGCATGGCGAGGAGTACCGGGTCGAGATGGCCGCCGAGGGGCTGAAGCTCGACCCCGCGACCCCGGTGGCGACCGCCTCGGGCGGGGAGCGGCGGCGGGCGGCGTTGGCCAAGCTTCTGGCCGAGGCGCCGGAATTGATGCTGCTCGACGAACCGACGAACCATCTCGACATCGAGGCGATCGGCTGGCTGGAGGCGCAACTGGCAGAGAGCCGCGCGGCCTTTGTGATGATTTCCCACGACCGCGCCTTCCTGCGCAATCTCACCCGCGCGACCTTCTGGCTCGACCGGGGGGAACTGCGCCGTCAGGACAAGGGGTTCGTCGCGTTTGAGGACTGGCGCGAAAAGGTGTGGGCCGAGGAGGACGAGGCGCGCCACAGGCTGGACCGCAAGATCAAGGCCGAGGCGCGGTGGGCCGTTGAGGGCATATCGGCGCGGCGTAAGCGCAACCAGGGCCGGCTGAGGGCGCTGCAGGCGATGCGGGCGGAACGGGCCGAGATGATCCGCCGGCAGGGCACCGCGGCGATGGCGCTGGAGTCCGGTCCGCAATCTGGCAAGCGGGTGATCGAGGCGCGGGGCATCTCCAAGCGGTTCGGCGACCGGGTGATCCTGCGCGACTTTTCCCTGCGCATCCAGCGCGGCGAGCGGGTCGCGCTGGTCGGCCCCAATGGCGCGGGCAAGACCACGCTGCTGAAGATGTTGACCGGCGAGATGGCCCCGGACACCGGCGAGGTTCGGCTGGGCACCAACCTGGAGATGGCGGTGTTCGACCAGAACCGCGACGCACTCGATCCAGACATGACGCTTTGGGAGAGTCTGACGGGCGACCCCGAGATGCGGGTTTCGGGCAAGGCCGACCAGGTCCTGGTGCGCGGCCAGCCCCGGCATGTCGTGGGTTATCTCAAGGAGTTCTTGTTCGACGACGCGCAGGCCCGCGCGCCGGTGCGCTCGCTGTCCGGGGGCGAACGGGCGCGGCTGTTGCTGGCACGGATCATGGCGCGGGAGAGCAACCTGCTTGTGCTGGACGAACCGACCAACGATCTGGATATCGAGACTCTGGACCTGTTGCAGGAATTGCTTGGCGATTTCGACGGCACGGTGCTGCTGGTCAGCCACGACCGCGATTTTCTCGACCGGGTGGCGACGACCACCATCGCGATGGAGGGCGACGGCCGCGCTACGGTCTATGCGGGTGGGTGGTCCGATTACCGCACGCAGCGGGGTGCGGGGGCGCCTGGGCCGGCCAAGGCCGCGGCCGCGAAGCCGAAGTCCGCAGAGCCCAAGGCGAAACCGCGGCCGAAAGAAAGCGCGATCGGTCTCAGCTTCACCGAGAAGCACCGGCTCGACGAACTGCCGGCCGAGATCGAGCGGTTGGAGGCGGAGATCGCGAAGCTGGAGGAACTGCTGTCCGATCCCGACCTTTTCTCTCGCGAGCCGGTGAAGTTCCAGAAGGCCACCGACGCGCTGGTCACGCGGCAGGAGGCGCTGGCGCGCGCCGAAGAGGAATGGCTGACGCTGGCGGAGAAGGCGGAGGACTAA
- a CDS encoding MmcQ/YjbR family DNA-binding protein translates to MTEDQIVAFCDSLPGTTRSQPFGADIEVWKIGGKIFALMATGSGRVSVKCADPDYAEMLISVGRAGKAPYLPRGGWIAVTAHDLDDDEIAHRLRESYDTVRSRLPRRVQRGLG, encoded by the coding sequence ATGACCGAGGACCAGATCGTTGCCTTTTGCGACTCCCTGCCGGGGACGACGCGGAGCCAGCCGTTCGGCGCCGACATCGAGGTCTGGAAGATCGGCGGCAAGATCTTCGCGCTGATGGCGACCGGCTCGGGCCGGGTCTCGGTAAAATGCGCCGATCCCGATTACGCCGAAATGCTGATTTCCGTCGGCCGTGCGGGCAAGGCGCCCTACCTGCCGCGCGGCGGCTGGATCGCGGTCACGGCGCACGATCTCGACGACGACGAGATCGCCCACCGCCTGCGCGAAAGCTATGACACCGTGCGGTCACGCCTGCCCCGCCGGGTGCAGCGCGGCCTGGGCTAG
- a CDS encoding SDR family NAD(P)-dependent oxidoreductase: MRITETKAIVTGGASGLGAAAARRLCETEAAVTILDRDAERGMALAAEIGAGFQPVDVTDETSVAQAIGEARAQMGGITACLNCAGIAHAERTVGRDGPHALESFRRSVEVNLIGSFNVLRLAAAEMAQNDHETHGGRGVIVNTASIAAYDGQKGQAAYAASKGGIAAMTLPLARDLASLRIRVVAIAPGVFRTPMLEGLGQEVMDGLAADVPNPPRLGEPDEFAALVCHVIENCYLNGEVIRLDGALRMK, translated from the coding sequence ATGCGGATCACCGAGACCAAGGCCATTGTCACGGGCGGCGCCTCCGGGCTTGGCGCCGCGGCAGCGCGCCGGCTCTGCGAAACCGAGGCGGCGGTGACGATCCTCGACCGCGACGCCGAGCGCGGCATGGCCCTGGCCGCCGAGATCGGCGCGGGGTTCCAGCCGGTCGACGTCACCGACGAGACCTCGGTCGCCCAGGCGATCGGCGAGGCCCGGGCGCAGATGGGCGGCATCACCGCCTGCCTCAACTGTGCCGGAATCGCGCATGCCGAGCGCACGGTGGGCCGCGACGGACCGCACGCGCTGGAGAGCTTTCGCCGCAGCGTGGAGGTCAACCTGATTGGCAGCTTCAACGTCCTGCGACTCGCCGCGGCCGAAATGGCGCAGAACGACCACGAGACCCATGGCGGGCGCGGGGTGATCGTCAACACAGCCTCGATCGCTGCCTATGACGGGCAGAAGGGCCAGGCCGCCTACGCAGCCTCGAAGGGCGGTATCGCGGCGATGACCCTGCCGCTGGCGCGCGACCTAGCCAGCCTGCGAATCCGCGTGGTCGCCATCGCGCCGGGCGTCTTCCGCACGCCGATGCTGGAAGGGCTGGGCCAGGAGGTGATGGACGGGCTGGCCGCCGACGTGCCCAACCCGCCCCGGCTGGGTGAGCCGGACGAGTTCGCCGCCCTGGTCTGCCACGTCATCGAGAACTGCTATCTCAACGGCGAGGTGATCCGGCTGGATGGCGCGCTGAGGATGAAGTGA
- the cysS gene encoding cysteine--tRNA ligase, producing the protein MTEITLYNTKTRRKERFDPIDPANVRMYVCGPTVYDRAHLGNARPAVVFDVLYRLLRHVYGSDHVTYVRNITDVDDKIIARADETGRPIAEITEKTTGWYLEDMGALGVLAPDEMPRATAYIGQMIAMIEWLIASGHAYAAEGHVLFDVTSYAEYGALSGRSVDDMIAGARVEVAPYKRDPMDFVLWKPSTPDQPGWDSPWGRGRPGWHIECSAMSHALLGETFDIHGGGNDLTFPHHENEIAQSRCAHPEGGFARYWLHNEMLQVEGRKMSKSLGNFFTVHDLLEGYWSGGWKVPGPVVRFVFLSTHYRKPMDWTEEKAKQARETLRKWAQLAVSDGVSPNGEPDSEVVELLAEDLNTWGAIARLEQLFDDDQREQLTVSARLLGFDLNEIARSDWAQPFSYETEDGRFYKEGIDYLPTVGVMAWGGVPDELRDASLGLVHRWLRYRREKDWARADALKAQAAQFGVELQATRSKNGVNGGLAHLSDTQLEPSKLDGLH; encoded by the coding sequence ATGACCGAGATCACCCTCTACAACACGAAGACCCGACGCAAGGAGCGGTTCGACCCGATCGATCCGGCCAACGTGCGGATGTATGTCTGCGGCCCGACGGTCTATGACCGCGCGCATCTGGGCAATGCGCGGCCTGCGGTGGTGTTCGACGTGCTCTACCGGCTGTTGCGCCACGTCTACGGGTCCGATCACGTCACCTATGTGCGTAACATCACCGATGTAGACGACAAGATCATCGCCCGGGCGGACGAGACGGGCCGGCCGATTGCCGAGATCACCGAGAAGACCACGGGCTGGTACCTTGAGGACATGGGTGCGCTTGGCGTTCTGGCGCCCGACGAGATGCCGCGGGCGACGGCCTATATCGGCCAGATGATTGCGATGATCGAATGGCTGATCGCCAGCGGCCATGCCTATGCGGCCGAGGGCCATGTGCTTTTCGACGTGACGAGCTATGCCGAATATGGCGCGTTGTCGGGTCGGTCGGTGGACGACATGATCGCGGGCGCCCGTGTCGAGGTCGCGCCCTACAAGCGCGACCCGATGGATTTCGTGCTGTGGAAGCCGTCCACGCCGGATCAGCCCGGCTGGGACAGCCCCTGGGGCCGCGGCCGGCCGGGCTGGCATATCGAGTGCTCGGCGATGAGCCATGCGCTGTTGGGCGAGACGTTTGACATCCACGGCGGCGGCAACGACCTGACCTTCCCCCACCACGAGAACGAGATCGCCCAGAGCCGCTGCGCCCATCCCGAGGGCGGCTTCGCGCGCTACTGGCTGCACAACGAGATGCTGCAGGTCGAGGGCAGGAAGATGTCCAAGTCGCTCGGCAACTTCTTCACCGTGCACGACCTGCTGGAGGGATACTGGAGCGGTGGCTGGAAAGTGCCGGGTCCGGTTGTCCGCTTTGTGTTCTTGTCCACGCACTATCGAAAGCCGATGGACTGGACCGAGGAGAAGGCAAAGCAGGCGAGAGAAACTCTACGCAAATGGGCGCAACTCGCAGTTAGCGACGGTGTCTCGCCTAACGGTGAGCCTGACTCAGAGGTTGTTGAACTTCTCGCAGAAGATTTGAACACTTGGGGTGCCATAGCGCGGCTTGAGCAGCTCTTCGACGATGATCAACGTGAACAACTCACGGTTTCGGCACGCTTGCTGGGCTTTGATTTGAATGAAATCGCGCGGAGCGATTGGGCACAACCCTTCTCCTATGAAACGGAAGATGGTCGCTTCTACAAAGAAGGGATCGACTACTTGCCAACAGTGGGTGTCATGGCATGGGGCGGCGTTCCAGATGAACTGCGCGATGCCAGTCTGGGCCTTGTACACCGTTGGCTTAGGTATCGGAGAGAAAAGGACTGGGCAAGGGCCGATGCTCTTAAGGCACAGGCGGCACAATTTGGTGTGGAATTGCAGGCGACCCGTTCAAAGAACGGAGTGAATGGTGGCTTGGCGCATCTTAGCGACACGCAGTTGGAGCCTTCAAAACTGGATGGTCTACATTGA